The sequence CAGTCCACACCTTTTGATAAAGTGCTGCAGACTTTGCAGGGCGTACCCTAAGTACTATGCCATACAAAATCAGCATCCAGAGGAGTTTTGGGATTTCCACCACCCGTGGATCAGATAAAAACTCGGCAAGATAACGCCTTACTGCCGATGCTGTTGGCGCATCAGGAGTGCCAAGGTTTAATAACAGCACTCCAACTTTGCCACGCGCAGCGTGACCCATTTCTTTTGATAATCCTGAAAACCTAGCCAAAGTAGCCTCTTAAAAATAAGTAAATGAAAAATTTTAGGCATTACAGCACGGATTCTATTGCCTGCTTAAGCTCAGTGCTATCGGGTTTAACCTTAGAATTAAATTGCATCACAGTGTTGCCATCGCCACTGACCACATATTTGTAGAAATTCCATTTAGGTGCACCGGCTTTATCACCTAAATACTTGAATACACTATTAACATCACTCCCCCTCACAGGAGACGTCGCGAGCATAGTGAAGGTGACACCATAGTTGATGTAGCATACTTTAGCGGTGTCTTTTTCGTCGTTTTCCTCTTGGAAAAAATCATCCGAAGGAAAACCAATCACCACCAAGCCTTTGTCTTTATATTCTTTATGGAGTGCTTCAAGCGCTTTAAATTGTGATGTATAACCACAATTACTCGCAGTAT comes from Shewanella oneidensis MR-1 and encodes:
- a CDS encoding glutathione peroxidase, translated to MKFPLFILTSLMSTSVFAATCPSYLDVEVRKLHSEQSVNLCELTQGKPVLLINTASNCGYTSQFKALEALHKEYKDKGLVVIGFPSDDFFQEENDEKDTAKVCYINYGVTFTMLATSPVRGSDVNSVFKYLGDKAGAPKWNFYKYVVSGDGNTVMQFNSKVKPDSTELKQAIESVL